The DNA segment GGCGAATTTCACGGCGGCAAGTTTCGACGCCATGCCACCCATCGAGAAGCGGCCCTTGTCATCGCGCACGTGCCTGAACACCTCATCAATGTTCGACACCTCGGCGATGCGCTGGTTGGTCTCCGGATCGAGCAGGCCGTCCACGCTGGTGAGCAGGATCACCCGCTTCGCGCCGGCGAGCTTCGCCACCCGGACGGAAAGCATGTCATTGTCGCCGAACTTCAGTTCCTCCACCGCGACGGAGTCATTCTCGTTGATGATCGGCAGGATCATGGGTTCCACCAGCAGGCGGCGCAGGGTGTCCTTCACATAGCCCGCACGCTCCGGGGTCGCCAGATCCGCCGCGGTCAGCAGGACTTGGGCGATGGTCACATCGAAATTTGAAAACAGGCTGCTGTAGGTCTGCATCAGCCGCGCCTGCCCGACGGCGGCGCACGCCTGGCGGGTGGCCGTATCCTTCGGATACTCGCTGAGACCGAGGGCGGAGACGCCGGATCCCACCGCGCCGGAGGAGACGAACAGGCAGCGGTGCCCGGCATGGATGAGGCCGGAAATGGCCGCCACCAGGTGCACCAGCGCGGCCCGGTCGAGGGTGCCATCATTGCTTTTCGTCAGCACGCCGGTTCCGGCTTTGATCACGGTGAGGTGGGGAATCATGGATGGCGGGCGGATTGGTGCGGGGCGCGGAGATAACCGGGAAAAGCGGTCCAAGCCAATGCAAATCACGATCCACTCCCACCTCCGCGCAACTTCGCACCAACCGCCGACGTATCTGTCGCCATCCTGATGAAATCCATCCTGCTCCTGCTCGCCTCCGCCGCCTTCACTCTCGCCGCCGAACCCGCCGCCCTTCCCCTCTGGCCGAACGGTGCCCCCGGCTCCGAGGCCCGGAAAGACGAAGCGGAGAAAGACGATGGCAAAGGCAACATCACCAACATCCACAACCCATCGATCACCCCCTACCTTCCGGAGGCATCGAAATCCACCGGCGCGGCGGTCATCATTTGCCCCGGCGGCGGGCACCAGAAGCTCTGCACCGGCCATGAAGGCTACGCGCTGGCGGAGTGGTTCCAGCAGCGGGGGATCGCCGCATTCGTCCTGAAGTATCGCCTCTCCCGCGAGGAGGGGTCCACCTACACACTGGAAGGTGACGCGATGAACGACACCCGCCGCGCCATCCGCACCATCCGCTCCCGCGCCGCGGAGTGGAACATCAAGCCGGACCGCATCGGCATCCTCGGCTTTTCCGCAGGCGGGGAGGTCGCCGCCTACTCCGCCATGAAATCCGACGCGGGCGATGCATCATCGGCTGATCCCGTGGAGAAAGCATCCAGCCGCCCGGATTTCCAAGCCCTCATCTACCCGGGCAAGTCCGGCACCATGACCGCGGAAAAGGGGATGCCGCCCGTCTTCATCGCCTGTGGCTACGGCGACCGCCCGGACATCGCCGAGGGCATGGCGTCGCTCTACCTGAAATACAAGGCCGCCGGGGTGAAGGCGGAGCTGCACATCTACTCGGAAGCGGGCCACGGCTTCGGCTACCGGCCCGGAAAGACCGGAGCCGCCGCCAAGTGGCCGGAGCGCTTCACCGAGTGGCTGATGGACAGCGGGTTCCTGAAGTGAGGGAGCTTGGGCTTACTGCGCCTCTCCGAATTTCACGCGCTCGTAAAGCTCATCCAAGGCCAGTTGCGCTCCGACTTCGGGCAGAGGAATCACGCCCTCGACGTATTGCTCAACCGCAAATCCGCCCTCTTTTTTCCGCCGGTACACGACCACACCACGGCTGTCCGATTCGACAAGGAGAAGCACCTTCAGCGAGGGAAGTGAAAGATAGGCATCCCGCTTCTCGCCCAGATCCGT comes from the Luteolibacter sp. SL250 genome and includes:
- the proB gene encoding glutamate 5-kinase, producing MIPHLTVIKAGTGVLTKSNDGTLDRAALVHLVAAISGLIHAGHRCLFVSSGAVGSGVSALGLSEYPKDTATRQACAAVGQARLMQTYSSLFSNFDVTIAQVLLTAADLATPERAGYVKDTLRRLLVEPMILPIINENDSVAVEELKFGDNDMLSVRVAKLAGAKRVILLTSVDGLLDPETNQRIAEVSNIDEVFRHVRDDKGRFSMGGMASKLAAVKFAVEAGIETHIAHGRHPERLAAIVDGTGISTKFPASAQSA
- a CDS encoding alpha/beta hydrolase; this encodes MKSILLLLASAAFTLAAEPAALPLWPNGAPGSEARKDEAEKDDGKGNITNIHNPSITPYLPEASKSTGAAVIICPGGGHQKLCTGHEGYALAEWFQQRGIAAFVLKYRLSREEGSTYTLEGDAMNDTRRAIRTIRSRAAEWNIKPDRIGILGFSAGGEVAAYSAMKSDAGDASSADPVEKASSRPDFQALIYPGKSGTMTAEKGMPPVFIACGYGDRPDIAEGMASLYLKYKAAGVKAELHIYSEAGHGFGYRPGKTGAAAKWPERFTEWLMDSGFLK